From one Dysidea avara chromosome 9, odDysAvar1.4, whole genome shotgun sequence genomic stretch:
- the LOC136265906 gene encoding uncharacterized protein, producing MAVDLKTSLSQQLNKIVASISPEDVETTLSTLRKIFDNIIQCPNDDRYRQIKLANKTFNSKVWRYSACEKLMKMSGWVVVNDHVRLKDDSHVHTVSQLLESLHKAVTTTGPSVLDGKNIKILSAAFLSKEIGIVRILITDFGADANSLDEEGSLCFFELFKGCDSSENCQSLIINFIKEFGILVNKKSVTGDSAIHLAVLHKLSTVIRFLVDECSIDVNQPMPKLGGTPLHMAYATDQLSIAKLLIEHKADQDAIDENGKKPHEYRGDGENTYYRLSFFYIKCRKLFYKLVSKERVYYQELRDKGTPEIEAVCLTFENFPTLRDEVIPTHPLDLHLEATPTMNKLNHYITDMAPSYYPIGLELGIPNVKLKSIKHDPGLPDLQEKCRKMLEVWLETDTSASWKKMCDALEEDEVSLHALAKKIKTTV from the exons ATGGCAGTGGATTTAAAAACGTCTTTATCACAACAGCTAAATAAAATCGTTGCGTCTATTAGTCCTGAAGATGTAGAGACTACCTTGTCAACGCTGAGAAAGATCTTTGACAACATTATTCAGTGCCCAAATGATGACAGGTATCGTCAAATCAAATTAGCCAACAAGACATTTAATAGTAAAGTATGGAGGTATTCTGCTTGTGAGAAGTTGATGAAGATGAGTGGGTGGGTAGTAGTCAACGATCACGTGAGACTAAAGGATGACTCTCATGTCCATACTGTATCCCAGTTACTGGAGTCATTGCATAAAGCTGTTACTACTACAGGTCCTTCAGTTTTAG ATGGAAAGAATATCAAAATCCTTTCTGCAGCTTTCCTATCTAAAGAAATTGGAATTGTACGAATACTCATCACAGACTTTGGAGCAGATGCTAATAGCCTGGATGAGGAAGGCAGTTTATGTTTTTTTGAGTTGTTTAAGGGTTGTGATTCCTCTGAGAATTGTCAGTCTTTGATCATTAATTTCATCAAGGAATTTGGCATTCTTGTTAACAAAAAATCGGTCACAGGTGACTCAGCAATTCACCTTGCTGTTCTGCACAAACTGTCCACTGTTATCAGATTTTTGGTGGATGAGTGCAGCATTGATGTAAATCAACCAATGCCTAAACTTGGTGGCACTCCCTTGCATATGGCGTATGCTACAGATCAATTATCTATTGCAAAACTTTTGATAGAACATAAAGCAGACCAGGATGCCATTGATGAAAATGGGAAAAAACCTCATGAGTACAGAGGGGATGGAGAAAATACATATTACAGACTTTCATTTTTTTATATCAAGTGTAGGAAACTATTCTATAAGCTTGTAAGTAAAGAGCGGGTCTATTATCAAGAATTACGTGACAAAGGAACACCAGAAATTGAAGCTGTTTGTCTTACTTTTGAAAACTTCCCCACATTACGTGACGAAGTAATCCCTACCCATCCACTGGACCTCCACCTGGAGGCTACCCCAACCATGAACAAGCTCAATCATTACATCACTGATATGGCACCATCTTATTATCCTATTGGTTTAGAGCTCGGTATTCCTAATGTTAAACTGAAATCAATTAAGCATGATCCCGGTTTGCCTGACCTTCAGGAGAAGTGTCGTAAGATGTTGGAAGTATGGCTTGAAACTGACACTTCAGCTAGCTGGAAAAAAATGTGTGATGCTTTAGAGGAGGATGAAGTGTCATTGCATGCTCTTGCTAAAAAGATAAAGACTACTGTGTAG